The genomic region GTTATCGAGGCGGCGAAAATTGCCAATGCCCACCAATTTATCAGTCAGTTCAGTGAAGGCTACTACACATGGGTGGGGGAACGCGGGGTCAATCTGTCTGGTGGTCAACGCCAGCGCTTGGCGATCGCCCGGGCTGTATTGCTCAATCCACGCATCCTAATTTTGGATGAAGCCACCTCTGCCTTAGATTCTGAGTCCGAGGCGCTGGTACAAGAAGCTCTAGAGCGCTTGATGCGCGATCGCACTGTGTTTATCATTGCCCATCGCTTAGCTACTGTGCGTAAGGCCAATCGCATCCTAGTGCTAGAGCAGGGTCAAATTGTAGAATCTGGTACCCATGATGAATTATTGACCAGAGGCGATCGCTATGCTCGCTTCTATGCCCAGCAATTTAGCTCCTAGCAGTTAGCTTATAGAAGCTAATAGCAGTTAGTTCACAAGCTTCAACACCAGATAAAACACCAGATAATTGGTATGACAACAGGTAACCCTAGGAACAACAACGCCAGTGAATTTGATCGTGCCATGATCCAGCGTTGTCTGCACCTGGCACGGCAGGCATTAGGACAGACAGCGCCCAATCCCCTAGTGGGGGCTGTGGTGGTTCAAGCTGGAGTGATCGTCGGCGAAGGCTTTCATCCGGGAGCGGGTCAACCCCATGCTGAGGTGTTCGCCCTGCGGCAAGCGGGCGATCGTGCTCAGGGTGCAACCCTCTATGTCAACCTAGAACCCTGCAACCACTATGGGCGTACCCCTCCCTGCACCGATGCCATCATTGCTGCTGGCATCAGCCAGGTAGTTGTAGGAATGGTGGATCCTAATCCCCTAGTAGCGGGAAGTGGCATTGCTCGCTTGCGAGCAGCAGGGATCAGCGTCGTGGTTGGAGTTGAGGAATCAGACTGTCAGCGCTTAAATGAAGCCTTTACCCATCGCATCCGTTATCATGCCCCCTTTGGCATTTTGAAATATGCCATGACCCTAGACGGCAAGATTGCCACTAGCAGCGGTCACAGTGCTTGGGTCACTAGTTCCACAGCCCGCAAAGAAGTACACCACCTGCGAGCAGCTTGCGATGCAGTAATTGTGGGGGGCAATACCGTGCGCCAAGATAATCCGTTGCTAACCACCCATGGCGTATCACAGCACAATCCCCTGCGAGTGGTGATGAGTCGAAGTCTTAACCTGCCCATGCAAGCGCAACTGTGGGATCAACGTCCAGCTAAGACGTTAGTGGTGACGACATCAACTGCAGATCTTCAGATGTCTGCCTATCTAGAACATCGGGGGGTAGAAGTAATCAGGTTGCCTAGTCTAACGCCAGCGGTAGTTATGGAACTTTTGTATGATCGTGGACTCCTCTCAGTCCTGTGGGAATGTGGTGGCACCCTTGCTGCCCAAGCGATAACAGACAGAGCTGTCCAAAAGGTGATGGCTTTTATTGCCCCTAAATTGATTGGCGGACAGAGCGCACCGTCACCGATCGCTGATCTAGGATTAGCCTGCATGACCGATGCCCTGGTTCTAGAACGGGTGCAGTGGCGATCTGTAGGTACCGACTTACTCGTAGAAGGCTACCTTACTGCTGCTTCCCCAGCACCACCCACTGACGAATTGCCTCCTCTGTCCATAACCAATTTTGTCCCAATGCCTGCTGCTGAAAATTAATCGGATCCTGAGCAATCAC from Cyanobacteriota bacterium harbors:
- the ribD gene encoding bifunctional diaminohydroxyphosphoribosylaminopyrimidine deaminase/5-amino-6-(5-phosphoribosylamino)uracil reductase RibD, with amino-acid sequence MTTGNPRNNNASEFDRAMIQRCLHLARQALGQTAPNPLVGAVVVQAGVIVGEGFHPGAGQPHAEVFALRQAGDRAQGATLYVNLEPCNHYGRTPPCTDAIIAAGISQVVVGMVDPNPLVAGSGIARLRAAGISVVVGVEESDCQRLNEAFTHRIRYHAPFGILKYAMTLDGKIATSSGHSAWVTSSTARKEVHHLRAACDAVIVGGNTVRQDNPLLTTHGVSQHNPLRVVMSRSLNLPMQAQLWDQRPAKTLVVTTSTADLQMSAYLEHRGVEVIRLPSLTPAVVMELLYDRGLLSVLWECGGTLAAQAITDRAVQKVMAFIAPKLIGGQSAPSPIADLGLACMTDALVLERVQWRSVGTDLLVEGYLTAASPAPPTDELPPLSITNFVPMPAAEN